From Rudanella lutea DSM 19387, a single genomic window includes:
- a CDS encoding penicillin-binding transpeptidase domain-containing protein, protein MLENRKYIIIGAFCLVGLIYLSRLFYLQILDDSYSLESSNNSIKRVIEIPYRGQVYDRNGKLIVYNTPVYDLYVTPKQVRIPDTTAFCRMMEMTRAEFDSIMNLAKEYSPVKPSLFVRQLSKEDFARIQDALVDYRGFEPRMSSMRTYPARTLSNALGYVSEISKKQLENQEIPYYRQGDYIGHNGLEEQYEEVLRGKRGVKFVMQNVRGVAKGSFKNGLYDTAAVAGKNLYTGIDVEVQKYADSLMQNRIGSVIAVEPSTGEILVSVSAPTYDPNLLSSRHFSKNYVKLLRDPYKPLINRPIMASYRPGSTFKLIQALIAQQQGTLTPNMVYGHGGSPMRCHCHGGNNLRGAVRFSCNPYFYNVFRKMIYHNGESNTFKASAIGLRQWHDAVEKFGIGQKLGVDLPTELKGSLPDVETYDKLYRGKNTWKFSNIYSLSIGEGELLVNPLKLVNLAATIANRGWYITPHYVKGVGRVGEGVPQEYLKRHETDIAYQHYLPVIEGMRMAVAAGTVNKMADIPGIDLCGKTGTAQNNKFGHKYDHSIFIGFAPMNNPKIAIAVFVEYGGWGGSAAAPVAALIAERYLKRKTEATKLDEHVKKQYLLPPVSMLPGYKGPKQAPQIRKPDSMRKDTGRKVEKLKPMMASNSGE, encoded by the coding sequence ATGTTAGAGAATCGTAAGTATATCATCATCGGCGCTTTCTGCCTCGTCGGGCTGATATATCTGTCCCGCTTGTTTTATCTCCAGATTTTAGACGACAGTTACTCGCTCGAATCGTCGAACAACTCCATCAAACGGGTCATTGAAATTCCGTACCGGGGACAGGTTTACGATCGAAATGGGAAACTCATTGTGTACAACACGCCCGTGTACGACCTGTACGTGACGCCGAAGCAGGTACGCATTCCGGACACGACGGCCTTTTGCCGGATGATGGAAATGACTCGTGCTGAGTTCGATAGCATCATGAACCTGGCCAAGGAGTACTCGCCCGTGAAGCCGTCGCTGTTTGTTCGTCAGCTTTCCAAAGAAGATTTTGCCCGTATTCAGGATGCCCTCGTCGATTACCGGGGTTTCGAGCCGCGTATGAGCTCCATGCGGACATACCCGGCCCGTACCCTGTCGAATGCGCTCGGGTATGTGTCGGAAATAAGCAAAAAGCAGCTCGAAAATCAGGAGATTCCCTACTACCGGCAGGGCGATTACATTGGCCACAACGGGCTTGAAGAGCAGTACGAAGAGGTGCTGCGCGGAAAGCGGGGGGTCAAGTTTGTGATGCAAAACGTGCGGGGGGTAGCCAAAGGGTCGTTTAAGAATGGCCTGTACGATACGGCCGCCGTTGCCGGTAAAAACCTCTATACCGGCATTGATGTGGAAGTGCAGAAATACGCCGACAGCCTTATGCAGAATCGGATTGGTAGTGTGATTGCGGTGGAACCCTCGACCGGCGAAATTCTGGTGTCAGTATCCGCCCCGACCTACGACCCCAACCTGCTGTCGAGCCGACACTTCTCCAAAAATTACGTCAAGCTGCTGCGTGACCCGTACAAGCCGCTCATCAACCGCCCGATTATGGCGAGTTACCGGCCGGGCTCTACGTTTAAGCTGATTCAGGCCCTGATTGCGCAACAGCAGGGCACGCTCACACCCAATATGGTGTATGGGCATGGTGGGTCGCCGATGCGCTGCCACTGTCATGGTGGTAACAACCTGCGTGGGGCTGTGCGGTTTTCGTGCAACCCGTACTTCTACAACGTGTTCCGCAAGATGATCTACCACAACGGTGAGTCGAATACGTTTAAAGCGTCGGCGATTGGCTTGCGGCAGTGGCACGATGCGGTAGAGAAGTTCGGAATCGGTCAGAAACTGGGTGTCGATTTGCCTACAGAGTTGAAAGGTAGCCTGCCCGATGTTGAAACCTACGACAAGCTGTACCGGGGCAAAAACACCTGGAAGTTTTCGAATATTTACTCGCTCAGTATCGGTGAAGGCGAGTTGCTGGTGAACCCCCTCAAGCTGGTGAATCTGGCGGCTACGATTGCCAACCGAGGCTGGTACATTACGCCACACTACGTAAAAGGCGTTGGCCGGGTGGGTGAGGGCGTGCCGCAGGAGTACCTCAAACGGCACGAAACCGATATTGCGTATCAGCATTACCTGCCCGTGATCGAGGGTATGCGGATGGCCGTTGCGGCTGGTACCGTAAACAAGATGGCCGATATTCCGGGCATTGACCTGTGCGGCAAAACCGGTACGGCCCAGAACAACAAGTTTGGTCACAAGTACGACCACTCTATTTTTATCGGGTTTGCGCCCATGAACAACCCCAAAATTGCCATTGCCGTGTTTGTGGAATACGGCGGCTGGGGTGGGTCAGCGGCTGCTCCGGTGGCGGCTCTCATTGCTGAGCGGTATCTGAAACGTAAAACCGAAGCCACCAAGCTCGACGAGCACGTGAAAAAGCAGTATCTGCTGCCCCCGGTGTCGATGCTGCCGGGCTACAAAGGCCCCAAACAGGCCCCGCAGATCCGTAAGCCCGATTCGATGCGCAAGGATACCGGCCGCAAGGTAGAAAAACTCAAGCCCATGATGGCCAGTAATAGTGGCGAGTAG
- a CDS encoding SMP-30/gluconolactonase/LRE family protein → MKTSLSIALLLGALTTAQAQPLPTLGKVVRLDPRLDKLVPKDAQIDVLASGFTWAEGPIWVKQGNYLLFSDVPQNTVFKWSEKEGLSTFLKPSGYTGTGVYSDEPGSNGLTLDAQGRLVLCEHGDRRVSVMPLSGGGKRTVADHYEGKRFNAPNDVVVHSNGSYYFTDPPYGLAGKENDPTRETPLFGVYRATLAEAGKPGRVSLLIDDLTRPNGITFSPDEKTLYIAQSDPNRPVIMAYPMQPDGSVGKGRVFFDASALLKQNLPGLPDGLKTDRDGNVWSTGPGGVLVIAPDGTLLGRIDTGQATANCGWGDADGRTLYITADGYLCRIRTTARGW, encoded by the coding sequence ATGAAAACATCGCTTAGCATAGCCCTATTGTTGGGCGCTCTGACTACGGCGCAGGCTCAGCCGTTGCCAACCCTCGGTAAGGTGGTTCGGTTAGACCCCCGGCTGGATAAACTCGTTCCCAAAGACGCGCAGATCGACGTACTCGCGAGTGGATTTACCTGGGCCGAAGGGCCGATTTGGGTGAAGCAGGGCAATTATTTGCTGTTTTCTGATGTGCCCCAGAATACTGTGTTTAAGTGGTCGGAGAAAGAGGGGCTGTCGACGTTCCTCAAACCGTCGGGCTACACCGGCACCGGCGTGTACAGCGACGAACCGGGCTCCAACGGGCTGACCCTCGACGCGCAGGGGCGGCTCGTGCTCTGCGAACATGGCGACCGGCGGGTGTCGGTGATGCCGCTGAGTGGGGGCGGCAAACGCACCGTGGCCGACCACTACGAGGGCAAGCGGTTCAATGCGCCCAACGATGTGGTCGTGCACAGCAATGGGAGCTATTACTTTACCGATCCGCCCTACGGATTGGCTGGCAAAGAAAATGACCCCACCCGCGAAACGCCCCTGTTTGGCGTGTACCGGGCTACCCTGGCCGAAGCCGGTAAACCCGGCCGGGTGTCGTTACTGATCGACGACCTGACCCGCCCCAACGGGATCACGTTCTCGCCCGACGAGAAAACCCTGTACATCGCCCAGTCGGACCCGAACCGGCCCGTTATTATGGCGTACCCCATGCAACCCGATGGCTCGGTCGGGAAAGGGCGGGTGTTTTTCGATGCTTCGGCGTTGCTGAAACAAAACCTGCCCGGCCTGCCCGACGGCCTCAAAACCGACCGCGACGGCAACGTGTGGAGTACAGGCCCCGGTGGGGTGCTCGTGATTGCCCCCGACGGTACGTTGCTGGGTCGAATTGATACCGGGCAGGCTACGGCCAACTGCGGCTGGGGCGACGCCGACGGCCGTACGCTCTACATCACCGCCGACGGGTATCTGTGCCGGATCAGAACGACGGCGCGGGGGTGGTAA
- a CDS encoding carbohydrate binding family 9 domain-containing protein: protein MAYRYLYLLLTLFVTTPILAQTDAQIFAPDSVRRLLKATPTPVPIRVDGRLDDAAWQRATRANNFVMVEPVQGNRATHDTEVRVLFNAQYLYVGAFCRDSAGRRSIRATDFRRDFSQRAHDFFAIAIDGFNDRRNAMMLATNPYGTQHDLLSFDDLLYDTDWDGLWRVRTMRTDSGWTAEFAIPWQTLRYPKTADSTQTWGINFFRNRRMTNEQSGWSRYPRAFSALRMDYAGQVTGLTPPPPATNIRVQPYLLTSFDRYRSTEPGSGQSRTLHDETVKLGGEIKWAINPNTVLDLTVNTDFAQADADRQVNNVTRFSVFFPERRQFFLENASLFGTGVGPGDDLSGGAMRIQPFFSRRIGLDDAGNPIPIDAGARLVYRSLKRNYGGLLMRQRGTDQSPTTTFAVGRYSQNIGKQSRLGGLMTVKQQSELTLSPDSTRPGVTNLVGAIDGFFRINESHSLSTMVMQSASTDGRDRGVAAYAQYYYTTNQVKFWWTQSVVTKNFNPGVGFVSRSDVIATTPGVFWYYRGKYLPARRLIRAFEPGIWAEFYHQASTGRLTERQFVINPVWFNFQRGGFFGVVVTPTQQHLTEEFVPLGVRIGPGVYNYTRYQMYLGSDASRKLSVSTNYELGRYYNGRLGTFDLAVRYAPLPNLSLAGRWVGNRFHEVGENLSNTVVDLYSIEGRLALNPRLQLIGFYQQNITNRQRLGARDTYNIRLSWEYRPLSFLYVVFNRRVQDGITRQNEQHVIAKLSYLKQF, encoded by the coding sequence ATGGCTTACCGCTACCTCTACTTACTTCTTACTCTGTTTGTTACAACCCCGATTCTGGCCCAAACCGACGCCCAGATCTTCGCGCCCGACTCGGTTCGGCGACTCCTGAAAGCCACGCCAACACCTGTACCGATCCGGGTAGACGGGCGGCTCGACGATGCCGCCTGGCAACGGGCCACCCGCGCCAACAACTTTGTGATGGTGGAGCCGGTACAGGGCAACCGGGCTACCCACGATACCGAGGTTCGGGTGCTGTTCAACGCCCAATACCTGTACGTAGGGGCTTTTTGCCGCGATTCGGCCGGCCGCCGGAGCATCCGGGCTACCGATTTTCGGCGCGACTTCAGTCAGCGGGCGCACGACTTTTTCGCTATTGCCATCGACGGGTTCAACGACCGGCGCAATGCCATGATGCTCGCCACCAACCCCTACGGCACCCAACATGACCTGCTTTCGTTCGACGATTTGCTGTACGATACCGACTGGGATGGGCTGTGGCGCGTACGAACCATGCGCACCGACTCGGGCTGGACAGCCGAATTTGCCATTCCGTGGCAAACCCTCCGCTACCCCAAAACCGCTGACTCAACCCAGACCTGGGGCATCAATTTTTTCCGTAACCGACGCATGACCAACGAGCAGTCGGGCTGGTCGCGGTACCCGCGGGCTTTCTCGGCCCTGCGTATGGACTACGCCGGGCAGGTTACGGGACTTACCCCGCCCCCACCCGCCACCAACATTCGGGTGCAGCCGTACCTGCTCACCTCCTTCGACCGGTACCGCAGTACCGAACCGGGCTCGGGCCAAAGCCGTACGCTACACGACGAAACCGTGAAGCTGGGGGGCGAAATCAAGTGGGCTATCAACCCCAACACCGTACTCGACCTGACCGTAAACACCGACTTTGCCCAGGCCGACGCCGACCGGCAGGTAAACAACGTGACCCGGTTTTCGGTGTTTTTTCCGGAACGGCGGCAGTTTTTCCTCGAAAACGCCAGCTTGTTCGGCACGGGTGTAGGCCCAGGCGACGACCTGTCGGGCGGGGCTATGCGAATTCAGCCCTTTTTCAGCCGCCGGATTGGCCTCGACGATGCGGGCAACCCGATTCCGATTGATGCCGGAGCCCGGCTCGTGTACCGCTCGCTCAAACGCAACTACGGAGGGCTGCTCATGCGGCAACGGGGCACCGACCAAAGCCCCACCACGACCTTTGCCGTGGGCCGGTATTCGCAGAATATTGGTAAGCAAAGCCGGTTGGGCGGACTGATGACCGTGAAGCAACAAAGTGAGCTAACCCTTAGCCCCGACTCCACCCGCCCCGGCGTGACGAATCTGGTGGGGGCAATCGACGGGTTTTTCCGGATCAACGAGTCACACTCGCTCAGTACGATGGTGATGCAGTCGGCCTCCACCGACGGACGCGACCGGGGCGTGGCCGCCTACGCGCAGTACTATTACACCACCAACCAGGTAAAATTCTGGTGGACTCAGTCGGTGGTCACCAAAAACTTCAATCCGGGCGTGGGGTTTGTATCACGCAGCGACGTAATCGCTACCACGCCGGGGGTATTCTGGTACTACCGGGGCAAGTACCTGCCCGCCCGGCGGCTCATTCGGGCGTTTGAACCGGGGATCTGGGCCGAATTTTACCATCAGGCCTCAACCGGGCGGCTCACCGAACGCCAGTTTGTGATCAATCCGGTCTGGTTTAACTTTCAGCGCGGGGGCTTTTTCGGGGTGGTCGTGACGCCTACCCAGCAACACCTGACGGAAGAATTTGTCCCTCTTGGCGTGCGGATTGGGCCGGGTGTGTACAATTACACCCGCTACCAGATGTACCTTGGCAGCGATGCCTCGCGCAAACTGTCGGTATCGACCAACTATGAGCTGGGCCGCTACTACAACGGTCGGCTGGGCACATTCGATCTGGCAGTGCGGTACGCTCCGCTCCCCAACCTGTCGTTGGCAGGTCGCTGGGTGGGCAACCGGTTTCATGAAGTCGGCGAAAACCTGTCCAATACGGTGGTCGATCTATACTCGATAGAAGGGCGGCTTGCCCTGAACCCACGCCTGCAACTGATTGGTTTTTACCAGCAAAACATCACCAACCGGCAGCGGCTGGGTGCCCGCGACACGTACAATATTCGGTTATCGTGGGAGTACCGCCCGTTGTCGTTTCTGTACGTGGTATTCAATCGGCGGGTTCAGGACGGTATCACGCGGCAGAACGAACAGCATGTGATTGCTAAACTGAGCTATCTGAAGCAGTTTTGA
- a CDS encoding TonB-dependent receptor plug domain-containing protein: MFRTLPVRVIFLCICVSVTAFRWVDEAFVNTLIEKLKAYNGQYPREKVYLQTDRDVYVPGETIWLKGYLFDGILHNVDSVSRVLYVDLIDARKSEVVQQIKLKASGGQAPGQLALPDSLPTGTYLLHAYTSWMRNFPAEYYFSKTLTLIRSDNKPTTANAAGPNLKPDVQFLPEGGNLVLGLSGRVGFKAVSTTGKGLDVEGFVLNTAKDTVMGFSSLHRGMGNFALQPEPNQTYTAFVRAVGDPAKTYYPYLLPVVQPLGFVMTVDNLSNPNVVKVFVQHNKTVPPDAAAGRITLVAQTRGVVVHAAEGPLSRKSLLIQIPRDKLPDGITQLTLFDEKNTPVCERLIFIDRRDRLRVALTPTKATVRPREAVEVDVTVTDPDGKPAQATLSLAATDLNMAPSMVSNPASIVSHLLLTSDLVGTVEEPGLYTDEANPDRAMQADQLMMTQGWRRFTWTDVLAGTIPPIRYPLEEGITLTGQISRANSKPAEKANLMFMLAKKDSTREVLMGQADEKGRFVTGGLDLYDSTGVFIQALGERGNNRGYLITLDQVLKPTVRITKVPYNPFLLGPDAIEEFLKRTNEYLEIERQIWRNKEVLLEAVTVKAKREKPDSRRMLYSTPDRTVKFDDMNRSGALTFLDVVRSRVPGVQVTGSGFDARVQIRGAANFSGPIEPAFFLDGMPISKDAVINIPVSDIEAVDVLTGGGATIMAGSNGAGGVINVLTRRGSPDYDYSKTPTPGTLATRLMGYTPVREFYAPRYDNAARPRAADGGSRPDFRATLHWAPMVKTGPDGKARVTFYASDAKTKLRLVAEGATLSGKVGTSKVEVRVE; the protein is encoded by the coding sequence ATGTTTAGGACTTTACCTGTTCGGGTCATTTTTCTTTGTATTTGTGTAAGTGTAACTGCATTTCGTTGGGTCGACGAAGCGTTTGTGAACACCCTGATTGAAAAGCTGAAGGCGTACAACGGGCAGTACCCGCGCGAAAAAGTGTATCTGCAAACCGACCGCGACGTGTATGTGCCCGGCGAGACAATCTGGCTCAAGGGGTATCTGTTCGATGGAATCCTGCACAACGTAGACTCGGTGAGCCGGGTGCTGTACGTCGACCTGATCGATGCCCGGAAAAGCGAGGTAGTGCAACAGATCAAACTGAAAGCCAGTGGGGGGCAGGCACCCGGCCAACTGGCCCTGCCCGATTCGCTCCCGACCGGCACCTACCTCCTGCACGCCTACACGAGCTGGATGCGCAACTTTCCGGCTGAGTACTATTTCTCCAAAACGCTGACCCTCATCCGGTCCGACAACAAGCCAACGACGGCAAACGCGGCCGGGCCCAATCTCAAGCCGGATGTGCAGTTTTTGCCCGAAGGTGGTAATCTGGTGTTGGGGCTGTCGGGGCGGGTGGGCTTCAAAGCGGTCAGCACAACGGGTAAGGGGCTCGATGTGGAGGGCTTCGTGCTCAATACCGCCAAAGATACCGTGATGGGGTTTTCGAGCCTGCACCGGGGTATGGGCAATTTTGCGCTACAGCCTGAGCCTAACCAGACCTACACGGCGTTTGTGCGGGCCGTCGGCGATCCGGCCAAAACGTACTACCCGTATCTGCTGCCCGTGGTGCAGCCCCTTGGATTTGTGATGACTGTCGACAACCTCAGCAACCCCAACGTAGTAAAGGTGTTTGTGCAGCATAACAAAACCGTACCGCCTGATGCGGCTGCCGGGCGCATTACGCTCGTAGCCCAGACCCGGGGTGTGGTGGTCCATGCGGCCGAGGGGCCGTTGAGCCGAAAATCGCTCCTGATTCAGATTCCGCGCGATAAACTGCCCGACGGGATTACGCAACTGACCTTATTCGATGAAAAAAATACGCCCGTGTGCGAACGGCTTATTTTCATTGATCGGCGCGACCGGCTGCGGGTGGCCCTTACACCCACCAAAGCGACCGTGCGGCCCCGCGAGGCTGTTGAGGTCGACGTGACCGTGACCGACCCCGACGGTAAGCCCGCCCAGGCAACCCTGTCGTTGGCCGCTACCGACCTCAATATGGCTCCCTCGATGGTGAGTAACCCGGCCTCGATTGTGTCGCACCTGCTGCTCACCTCCGATCTGGTCGGAACGGTGGAAGAACCGGGCCTGTACACCGACGAAGCCAACCCAGACCGGGCTATGCAGGCCGATCAGCTGATGATGACGCAGGGCTGGCGTCGGTTCACCTGGACCGACGTGCTGGCGGGTACGATTCCCCCCATTCGGTACCCGCTCGAAGAAGGAATTACGCTGACGGGGCAGATCAGCCGTGCCAATAGCAAACCCGCCGAAAAGGCAAACCTGATGTTTATGCTCGCCAAAAAAGACAGTACCCGCGAGGTGCTGATGGGACAGGCCGACGAGAAAGGCCGTTTCGTGACGGGCGGCCTCGACCTGTACGATTCTACCGGTGTGTTTATTCAGGCCTTGGGCGAACGAGGCAACAATCGGGGGTATCTGATAACGCTCGATCAGGTGCTCAAACCAACGGTACGGATCACTAAGGTGCCTTATAACCCGTTTTTGCTTGGCCCCGACGCCATTGAGGAGTTTCTGAAACGTACCAACGAGTATTTGGAGATTGAGCGGCAGATTTGGCGCAACAAGGAGGTGCTGCTGGAAGCCGTAACCGTGAAGGCCAAACGCGAGAAACCCGATTCGCGCCGGATGCTGTATTCGACCCCCGACCGCACGGTGAAATTCGACGATATGAACCGGAGCGGGGCTCTGACGTTTCTGGACGTGGTGCGGAGCCGAGTGCCCGGCGTGCAGGTGACGGGTTCGGGGTTCGATGCCCGCGTGCAGATTCGGGGGGCGGCTAACTTTAGTGGCCCCATTGAACCCGCGTTTTTCTTAGACGGTATGCCGATCAGCAAAGATGCGGTGATTAATATTCCGGTTTCCGACATCGAAGCCGTTGATGTATTAACGGGCGGAGGGGCCACCATTATGGCGGGCTCCAACGGGGCTGGTGGGGTTATCAATGTATTGACCCGGCGTGGCTCGCCCGATTATGATTACAGCAAAACGCCAACTCCCGGCACGCTCGCTACCCGCCTGATGGGCTACACCCCCGTGCGGGAGTTCTACGCCCCCAGGTACGACAACGCGGCCCGGCCGCGGGCGGCCGATGGCGGGTCCCGTCCTGATTTCCGGGCGACGCTGCACTGGGCCCCAATGGTGAAGACCGGCCCCGATGGGAAAGCGCGCGTGACCTTCTATGCCTCCGACGCCAAAACGAAACTCCGGCTCGTAGCTGAAGGCGCTACGTTGAGCGGCAAAGTCGGGACGAGTAAGGTAGAGGTAAGGGTTGAGTAA
- a CDS encoding oxidoreductase, giving the protein MTSSSSKTALVIGATGLIGTHLTQQLCQSGYYERVKILVRKPFSFQHPRLQEIQFDFDHPNGLLTQADDIFCCLGTTMKQAGSKEAFRRVDYDYPMTIARLGREQGARQFSIVTAMGADVSSLFFYNRVKGEVERDLAKLGYPTLLIYRPSLLLGDRTEARLGEKIGEGVMRTLNPLIPSKYKAIAGEKVARAMCSTAQNGLTGLHVFDSAAMQAY; this is encoded by the coding sequence ATGACTTCCTCTTCATCTAAAACAGCGTTAGTCATTGGGGCTACGGGGCTGATCGGTACTCATCTCACGCAACAGCTCTGCCAGTCGGGCTATTACGAGCGCGTTAAAATACTGGTTCGTAAGCCGTTCAGTTTCCAGCACCCCCGTCTTCAGGAAATACAATTTGACTTCGACCACCCGAACGGTTTGCTCACGCAGGCCGACGATATTTTTTGCTGCCTCGGCACCACCATGAAACAGGCAGGTTCGAAAGAGGCATTCCGGCGAGTCGACTATGACTACCCCATGACCATTGCCCGGCTTGGGCGCGAGCAGGGCGCCCGGCAGTTTTCTATTGTGACGGCGATGGGGGCCGATGTGAGCTCGCTGTTTTTTTACAACCGGGTCAAAGGTGAGGTTGAGCGCGACCTGGCTAAGCTGGGCTACCCGACGCTGCTTATTTACCGGCCCTCACTCCTGCTCGGCGACCGTACGGAAGCCCGGCTGGGCGAAAAAATTGGCGAGGGGGTCATGAGGACGTTGAACCCGCTGATCCCCTCGAAGTATAAAGCTATTGCTGGTGAAAAAGTAGCCCGGGCCATGTGTAGCACCGCCCAAAATGGCCTCACCGGACTGCATGTGTTCGACTCGGCCGCCATGCAGGCTTACTGA
- a CDS encoding FG-GAP repeat domain-containing protein — protein MKVSFNIQLIGFWLVGAAMLVWAPAGCTRTQPTGEELAVAYCGSCHLYTDPSVLDKDTWQNGVLPQMALRMGYLSDTASVGRYGAQVEELNEGIRLGYYPAQPTISRENWLKIVDFYLTKAPAKLTLPNPAAPAGLSLFTPKVPKQPLPPFTTFVRIDSMSRSLRVGNRRGDLITLDAGLARTDSMHLPSPPSDAVRVPGRSDYAYLLMGIMDPNDRAVGKLWLGGKAVVDTLRRPVQLTTADLDRNGKPDWIVSEFGHNVGRLSAYLNEGNTYREVVLDAVPGARRTLVRDIDNDGWPDVVALLAQGDEQIAVFYNDRNGRFRKETVLRMPPVYGSSYVELVDMNRDGHLDLVCTNGDNADYSKVHKPFHGIRVYLNDGKFGFRKEAMFYPMPGAQQVVARDFDRDGDVDLAAISFFPVLDDTGKKPAQVFVYLENTGNLTFKPRTWPGADTGRWLVMDAGDMDGDGDDDIVLGSFYKSVSPTPVYWADSWAKAQTGVVVLENTLRKAAHPVQ, from the coding sequence ATGAAGGTAAGTTTCAATATCCAACTAATTGGTTTCTGGCTCGTTGGGGCGGCCATGCTCGTGTGGGCGCCCGCTGGTTGCACCCGTACCCAACCCACCGGCGAAGAACTGGCCGTAGCCTATTGCGGCAGTTGCCACCTCTACACCGACCCGAGTGTTCTGGACAAAGATACGTGGCAAAACGGCGTACTGCCCCAGATGGCCCTCCGAATGGGTTACCTCTCCGATACGGCATCGGTAGGCCGTTACGGCGCGCAGGTCGAAGAGCTGAACGAGGGCATCCGGTTGGGCTATTACCCCGCCCAGCCAACCATCTCGCGCGAAAACTGGCTCAAAATTGTCGATTTCTACCTGACCAAAGCCCCGGCCAAACTCACGCTGCCCAACCCGGCGGCTCCGGCCGGGCTGAGCCTGTTTACGCCCAAAGTGCCTAAACAGCCCCTACCGCCTTTTACCACGTTTGTTCGCATCGATTCGATGAGCCGCTCGCTGCGGGTGGGTAACCGCCGGGGCGACCTTATTACGCTCGATGCCGGGCTTGCCCGCACCGACTCCATGCACCTGCCCAGCCCGCCCTCCGATGCCGTGCGTGTGCCCGGCCGGTCCGACTATGCGTACCTGCTCATGGGCATCATGGACCCCAACGACCGGGCCGTGGGTAAACTCTGGCTGGGAGGTAAAGCCGTGGTCGATACACTCCGCCGACCCGTGCAGCTGACCACTGCCGACCTTGACCGCAACGGTAAACCCGACTGGATTGTGTCGGAGTTTGGGCATAACGTGGGCCGGTTGAGTGCCTACCTCAACGAAGGAAATACGTACCGCGAGGTGGTGCTCGATGCGGTACCCGGCGCCCGCCGGACACTCGTGCGCGACATTGATAACGACGGGTGGCCCGATGTGGTGGCCTTGCTCGCGCAGGGCGACGAACAGATCGCTGTGTTTTATAATGACCGCAACGGCCGGTTTCGCAAAGAGACCGTGTTGCGAATGCCGCCGGTGTACGGCTCGTCGTACGTCGAACTGGTGGATATGAACCGCGACGGCCACCTCGATCTGGTGTGTACCAACGGCGACAATGCCGACTACTCAAAAGTACACAAGCCCTTTCACGGTATTCGGGTGTACCTGAACGACGGGAAGTTTGGTTTCAGGAAAGAAGCCATGTTCTATCCCATGCCGGGTGCCCAGCAGGTGGTGGCCCGCGATTTTGACCGCGATGGCGACGTGGACCTGGCGGCTATTTCGTTTTTTCCGGTGCTCGACGATACCGGCAAGAAACCCGCTCAGGTATTTGTGTACCTCGAAAATACGGGTAATCTGACGTTTAAGCCCCGTACCTGGCCCGGTGCCGATACGGGCCGGTGGCTGGTGATGGATGCCGGCGATATGGACGGCGATGGCGACGACGACATTGTGCTGGGATCGTTTTACAAGTCGGTGTCGCCCACGCCCGTGTACTGGGCCGATAGCTGGGCCAAAGCACAAACGGGTGTGGTGGTCTTGGAAAATACGTTGCGGAAAGCCGCCCACCCAGTTCAGTAA
- a CDS encoding alpha/beta hydrolase, with protein MPTYRVFLLWGLFMAFLTTADAQNRRRTTQPSAANNGPIPVVTAPQTRLIESINFNSTLLNQAVRYSVYLPPDYYTSNRRYPVVYLLHGYGDDETGWIQFGGVDQVADAGIRSGELPPMIIVMPNGGSSWYINDYQNKVRYEDMFVQEFIAHIDSTFRTRPKRDFRGIAGLSMGGLGALVLAMHHPDLFGASAALSASARTDEMFTAIPDERYSTVFAPVFSGPATGQDRLTTTWKRNSPITLARSAPEGDLKRVRWFIDCGDDDALSAGNAMLHIELTNRQIPHEYRVRNGAHTWEYWRASLPDALKFIAAGFVN; from the coding sequence ATGCCAACCTATCGCGTTTTCCTGCTCTGGGGCCTGTTTATGGCCTTTCTGACTACCGCCGACGCCCAGAACCGGCGCCGAACCACCCAGCCATCAGCCGCCAATAACGGCCCGATTCCGGTGGTTACGGCTCCGCAAACGCGCCTTATCGAGAGCATAAACTTCAACAGCACGCTGCTCAATCAGGCCGTGCGCTACTCAGTGTACCTGCCCCCCGATTATTACACCTCTAACCGGCGCTACCCGGTGGTGTATCTGCTGCATGGGTATGGCGACGACGAAACGGGCTGGATTCAGTTTGGTGGTGTCGATCAGGTGGCCGACGCTGGGATTCGGTCGGGCGAGCTGCCGCCCATGATTATTGTGATGCCCAACGGCGGCAGTAGCTGGTACATCAACGATTACCAGAACAAGGTACGCTACGAGGATATGTTTGTGCAGGAATTTATTGCCCATATCGACTCCACGTTCCGAACCCGCCCCAAACGCGATTTTCGGGGCATTGCGGGCCTGTCGATGGGGGGGCTCGGGGCACTGGTGCTCGCCATGCACCACCCCGACCTGTTTGGCGCGAGCGCGGCCCTGAGCGCGTCGGCCCGCACCGACGAGATGTTTACCGCCATCCCCGACGAACGCTACTCGACCGTGTTTGCGCCGGTGTTCAGCGGGCCAGCTACGGGGCAAGACCGCCTGACAACCACCTGGAAACGCAACAGCCCCATTACATTGGCCCGGTCGGCACCGGAGGGCGACCTGAAACGGGTTCGCTGGTTCATTGATTGTGGCGACGATGACGCCCTGTCGGCCGGTAACGCCATGCTGCATATCGAGCTGACCAATCGGCAGATCCCGCACGAATACCGGGTTCGCAACGGGGCGCATACCTGGGAATACTGGCGGGCGAGTTTGCCCGACGCCCTGAAATTTATAGCCGCCGGGTTTGTGAATTAA